From one Lycium barbarum isolate Lr01 chromosome 6, ASM1917538v2, whole genome shotgun sequence genomic stretch:
- the LOC132645400 gene encoding uncharacterized protein LOC132645400, producing the protein MAATLSLLKLPILSSKQQEPKPKISIPNKHLVTLQSQQCRDSYNPQKLVLHDTFDKLRSASLPLTALTFPFFLDAKDALAAGGEFGIFEGRSFALIHPIVMSGLFVYTLYAGYLGWQWRRVRTIQNEINELKKEVKPVPVSPEGTPLEPPKPSPVEAKIQQLTEERKELIKGSYKDKHFNAGSILLGFGVAEAVFGGLNTWLRTGKLFPGPHLFAGAGITVLWAAAAALVPAMQKGNETARNLHIALNTLNVVLFIWQIPTGIDIVFKVFEFTKWP; encoded by the exons ATGGCTGCCACACTCAGCCTCCTCAAACTTCCAATCTTGTCCTCAAAACAGCAAGAACCAAAACCCAAGATTTCAATTCCCAACAAGCATTTAGTTACTCTTCAGTCACAACAATGTCGAGATTCTTACAACCCACAAAAGCTTGTCCTCCATGACACCTTTGACAAGCTCAGATCAGCTTCTCTTCCTCTTACAGCACTcacatttcctttctttcttgaCGCCAAG GATGCACTTGCAGCAGGTGGAGAGTTTGGGATTTTTGAGGGAAGAAGTTTTGCTTTGATTCATCCCATTGTGATGAGCGGTTTGTTTGTTTACACTTTATATGCTGGTTATCTTGGATGGCAATGGAGGAGAGTTAGGACTATACAAAATGAGATTAATGAGCTTAAGAAGGAAGTTAAACCTGTCCCTGTGAGCCCTGAGGGTACCCCTCTTGAACCCCCCAAACCATCCCCTGTTGAAGCCAAAATTCAGCAACTCACTGAG GAACGGAAGGAGTTGATTAAAGGTTCATACAAGGATAAACACTTCAATGCAGGTTCAATATTGCTTGGATTTGGGGTGGCTGAGGCAGTTTTTGGGGGTTTGAATACCTGGCTTAGGACAGGGAAGTTATTTCCAGGGCCTCATTTATTTGCAGGGGCAG GGATTACAGTTCTGTGGGCAGCAGCAGCCGCCCTTGTGCCAGCAATGCAAAAGGGGAATGAAACAGCTAGAAATCTGCACATAGCTTTAAACACACTAAACGTTGTCCTTTTCATTTGGCAAATTCCCACTGGGATTGACATTGTCTTCAAAGTATTCGAATTCACCAAATGGCCTTGA
- the LOC132644364 gene encoding extensin-like, with protein sequence MSNQQRPFSWLRLAPFGRQMQPAPVPAPAPAPAPTATRRPTAFRAPAPQPFRPPTPRPRPTVRPPAPTVTSPPPPTRALFPGITTTTPRSPTPSTVPSSPAKSTPATSAPASPISKMASSSSPTSPTGTSTFLPITSSSFNLRSPETKKPTPYSPSPKPAASPPKTAPPATVTAPTTETTPVSSRMIKPLSESPPKYPKTKPLFHPPTQARAAPQEEKKLMLGQEAAGNSKMNEKAAIDNKKVTEVKKLLPRRLVTLIGENKGAVMVLNPNSTKKSHTNVFGGKSQTVGKKEEGNTVEGEMGSKKKKEDQSDMNTMEMEESTLFINNNVQGVNNSILDDSSLTHHDPGFHILFSTD encoded by the coding sequence ATGTCAAACCAACAAAGACCATTTTCATGGCTCCGGTTGGCTCCTTTCGGTCGCCAAATGCAACCAGCCCCAGTCCCAGCCCCAGCTCCGGCTCCAGCTCCAACAGCAACCCGTCGACCAACAGCATTTCGAGCACCTGCTCCACAGCCATTTAGGCCCCCAACCCCTCGGCCTCGGCCAACCGTCCGACCACCTGCACCTACTGTCACATCTCCTCCTCCACCCACTAGAGCATTGTTCCCTGGCATTACTACTACTACACCGAGATCCCCAACACCATCCACTGTCCCTTCCTCTCCAGCCAAATCAACACCCGCTACATCTGCCCCTGCTTCTCCAATCAGCAAAATGGCTTCTTCTTCATCACCTACATCTCCTACAGGAACTTCAACATTTCTCCCAATCACTTCCTCTTCTTTTAACTTAAGAAGCCCTGAAACCAAGAAGCCAACCCCATATTCTCCATCCCCAAAACCAGCAGCATCACCACCTAAAACTGCACCTCCAGCTACTGTAACTGCTCCTACTACTGAAACTACACCCGTATCTTCAAGAATGATCAAGCCTTTGAGCGAATCTCCACCAAAGTACCCCAAAACAAAGCCTCTGTTTCATCCACCCACTCAAGCACGAGCAGCCCCACAAGAAGAGAAGAAACTAATGCTGGGGCAAGAAGCCGCTGGAAATTCTAAGATGAATGAGAAAGCTGCTATCGATAATAAGAAAGTTACTGAAGTGAAAAAATTACTACCAAGGAGGTTGGTAACGCTGATTGGTGAAAACAAAGGGGCGGTAATGGTATTGAACCCAAATTCCACCAAGAAATCTCAcactaatgtttttggaggaaaGTCTCAAACTGTTGGCAAGAAAGAAGAAGGCAATACTGTTGAAGGAGAAATGGGgtcgaagaagaagaaggaagatcaAAGTGACATGAATACAATGGAGATGGAAGAGTCTACACTATTCATAAACAATAATGTACAAGGAGTGAACAATTCCATATTAGACGATTCAAGTCTCACTCATCATGATCCTGGTTTTCATATCTTGTTCTCAACGGATTAA